In Nitrosophilus alvini, the following are encoded in one genomic region:
- a CDS encoding sensor histidine kinase has translation MIASAALIAIFSSLLYGYIKNSLYQELEEQLIRQAKFLASTIPYHRSGTRLDSFYLENTLDINVEVTTQPKLIYGIRFNEYKENGRYYIQLLFPYNYREQTYLKLTKDITSVVTLLKKIYRIILIANILAFAFIILYAFVISKMLVTSITNLTNKLADMNEAMLKPIKIENLPVEFQPLGKSLNMLINRIQTFVKYQKELFIGVAHELKTPLAVMKLKNEVTLLKKRTPEEYIETIKLNIKTIDEMNNMVGNILKIGRQEGDQFEPPVEMDIIEYLKDKANNYRLLAEQEKKELITDLKPDHYVGTIQPTLLNHIIQNFVQNAIKFTPENGKIILKSSLVPDGLKIEVIDEGAGIDENMDLFAPFKRAGKKSGVGLGLFLAKSAADAMGVMIDIKNRKDGKGAVATILIPSTLACPITKKQK, from the coding sequence GTGATCGCAAGTGCGGCACTGATTGCCATTTTTTCCAGTCTGCTTTACGGTTACATAAAAAACTCTCTTTATCAAGAACTCGAAGAGCAACTAATCAGACAGGCAAAATTCCTTGCAAGCACAATCCCGTACCATAGAAGCGGTACAAGACTTGACAGTTTTTATCTTGAGAATACACTTGATATAAACGTGGAAGTTACTACCCAGCCAAAACTTATCTACGGTATAAGATTCAATGAATACAAAGAAAACGGCAGATACTACATACAACTTCTATTTCCATACAACTACAGAGAGCAGACATATCTTAAACTGACAAAAGATATCACATCTGTTGTAACACTTCTTAAAAAGATATATAGAATTATTCTGATAGCCAATATTTTGGCATTTGCATTTATCATACTCTATGCTTTTGTTATCTCAAAAATGCTTGTAACCTCAATAACTAACCTGACAAACAAATTGGCAGATATGAACGAAGCTATGCTCAAACCTATAAAAATAGAGAATCTACCGGTAGAATTTCAGCCTCTTGGCAAATCGTTAAATATGCTTATAAACAGAATTCAGACATTTGTAAAATATCAAAAAGAGCTCTTCATAGGAGTTGCACACGAACTTAAAACTCCACTGGCAGTTATGAAACTTAAAAACGAAGTAACACTTTTGAAGAAAAGAACCCCCGAAGAGTACATAGAGACAATAAAACTGAATATAAAAACCATTGATGAAATGAACAATATGGTCGGAAATATTCTCAAAATCGGAAGACAGGAGGGTGATCAGTTCGAACCTCCGGTAGAGATGGATATAATCGAGTATCTCAAAGACAAAGCAAACAACTACAGACTCCTTGCCGAACAGGAGAAAAAAGAACTTATAACAGATCTTAAGCCTGATCACTACGTAGGAACCATCCAGCCTACTCTTTTAAACCACATCATACAGAATTTCGTACAAAACGCTATAAAATTCACTCCAGAAAACGGCAAAATTATTCTAAAAAGCAGCCTTGTTCCAGATGGATTGAAAATCGAAGTGATAGACGAAGGAGCCGGAATTGATGAAAACATGGACCTTTTTGCCCCTTTTAAAAGAGCCGGCAAAAAAAGCGGCGTAGGTCTCGGTCTGTTTCTTGCCAAAAGTGCCGCTGACGCTATGGGCGTAATGATAGATATAAAAAACAGAAAAGACGGCAAAGGTGCAGTTGCTACCATATTGATTCCTTCCACGCTTGCCTGTCCTATTACAAAAAAACAGAAATAA
- a CDS encoding Ppx/GppA phosphatase family protein — protein MAKRSAVIDIGSNSVRMVVFERTSRFGFYLIEEIKSRVRLAEGAYENGGYLQPKAMERAYKALKEFLSIAKNLKVRKILCVATSALRDAPNRNEFKNRIKKELGLNIKIIDGQKEAFLGGIAATNLLPVKNGITVDIGGGSTEFSLIRNSKVVETFSLNIGTVRVKELFFDKKCSISEAVFFIKKELAKLPKHFKSSTAIGIGGTIRALSKSIMQKREYPLDKLHGFEFEYKKEKDYLQKIIKSPTMKLKKFGFKKERYDTIREGVLIFKEVLDHIEAKNVITSGVGVREGVFLYDLLRNSNLRFPENFNPSVKSLQDRFCLNAKQSKDIQKYAIKLYDTFKEIFDPGELYKTHLKFAAKLCNIGIKIDFYEHHKHSAYIVLNDLEYGFTHKDIVLISTLIRFHKKKLPNNIYIKEMKTLLPETDILYWLSFILSFAEMINIDHSAPRVEFEYNDNVLKILTDEELYLAKENIKNLEKPASFAIVFEKKTDLQP, from the coding sequence ATGGCAAAAAGGAGCGCTGTTATAGATATCGGCTCCAACTCTGTCAGGATGGTCGTATTTGAACGCACCAGCAGATTCGGCTTTTATCTTATAGAAGAGATAAAAAGCAGAGTCCGTTTAGCCGAAGGAGCTTATGAAAACGGCGGATATCTTCAGCCAAAAGCTATGGAGAGAGCTTATAAAGCTCTAAAGGAGTTTCTCTCCATAGCAAAGAACCTGAAGGTTAGAAAAATTCTTTGTGTCGCGACTTCTGCTTTAAGAGACGCTCCTAACAGAAACGAGTTTAAAAACAGAATCAAAAAAGAACTCGGACTCAATATAAAAATTATTGATGGACAAAAAGAGGCATTTTTAGGCGGAATTGCTGCAACAAATCTATTGCCTGTAAAAAATGGTATAACAGTTGATATAGGCGGAGGCTCTACCGAATTTTCACTGATCAGAAATTCTAAAGTCGTGGAAACATTCTCCCTAAATATAGGAACAGTAAGAGTAAAAGAGCTTTTTTTCGACAAAAAATGCAGTATTTCAGAAGCTGTTTTTTTCATAAAAAAAGAGTTAGCAAAACTTCCAAAACATTTCAAGAGCAGTACCGCAATCGGCATAGGCGGTACTATACGAGCACTCTCAAAATCTATTATGCAAAAAAGAGAATATCCGTTGGATAAACTCCACGGATTTGAGTTTGAGTATAAAAAAGAGAAAGACTACCTGCAAAAGATTATAAAATCTCCGACAATGAAACTAAAAAAATTCGGTTTTAAAAAAGAGCGTTATGACACAATTAGAGAAGGGGTACTTATTTTTAAAGAGGTCCTTGATCATATCGAAGCAAAAAACGTTATAACCAGCGGTGTCGGTGTAAGAGAAGGAGTTTTTTTATATGACCTGCTAAGAAACTCAAATCTTAGATTTCCTGAAAATTTCAATCCAAGCGTAAAAAGTCTTCAGGATAGATTCTGTTTAAACGCCAAACAGTCCAAAGATATCCAAAAATATGCAATAAAACTTTATGATACATTCAAAGAGATTTTTGATCCCGGTGAACTATATAAAACTCATCTAAAGTTTGCAGCCAAACTTTGTAATATAGGTATAAAAATAGACTTTTACGAACACCATAAACACAGCGCTTATATTGTATTAAATGACCTGGAATACGGTTTTACTCATAAAGATATTGTTCTTATATCAACTCTCATAAGATTTCATAAAAAAAAGCTTCCAAATAACATATATATAAAAGAGATGAAAACTCTTCTTCCAGAAACAGATATTTTGTACTGGCTCAGTTTTATACTCTCGTTTGCAGAGATGATAAATATAGATCACTCAGCACCTAGGGTAGAGTTTGAGTATAACGATAATGTATTGAAAATATTAACTGATGAAGAGCTTTATCTTGCAAAAGAAAATATCAAAAACCTCGAAAAACCTGCCTCTTTCGCTATAGTTTTTGAGAAAAAGACAGATTTGCAACCCTGA
- a CDS encoding YfhL family 4Fe-4S dicluster ferredoxin: MSLMITEECIACDACREECPANAIEEGDPIYVIDPDRCTECVGFYDEPACIAVCPVDCIVPDPDNVETIAELKLKYEQIKAEE; the protein is encoded by the coding sequence ATGTCACTAATGATAACGGAAGAGTGTATAGCTTGTGATGCATGCAGAGAAGAGTGCCCGGCAAATGCTATAGAAGAGGGTGATCCTATATATGTAATAGATCCGGACAGATGTACTGAATGTGTCGGCTTTTACGACGAACCTGCCTGTATCGCTGTCTGTCCGGTGGATTGTATTGTACCGGACCCGGACAATGTTGAAACAATTGCAGAACTGAAACTAAAGTATGAACAGATAAAAGCTGAAGAATAA
- the bamA gene encoding outer membrane protein assembly factor BamA, producing the protein MNKKLIMIFLLVISINAKMIKEIKFEGLIHLSPSIAKEIAGISEGSEIDIEKIDLSIKKFFEQGYFKDIWVTEENGVLTYHFIEKPLISKIEIKGYLENKKEELPDILGIKKGDIFDEEKIELAKRKIIDKARSEGYYDTVVEVETKELAGGSIEVYFLVNKGENIIIRELKLCGIKSFDKDDIEEVIANRERDFLGWMWGFNDGKVKMDQLEYDGARIKDLYMRKGFLDAKVSNPFLRVDFNTYNAKLAYHIFEGEPYIVRKIDIFLTEPVVKTEDLKKDLKLKVGKIFNIEKLRQDMQKIKEKVANKGYAYVQVIPDFKKDEKKHETEVIFTVVPGKKVYIRDVIISGNQRTLDRVIRREIYLAPGDLYNLTDLKDSKNALKRTGFFEDVIIEEKRVSEDKIDLLVKVKEMPTGNIMVGGGYGSYEGVILNASISDRNIFGSGIDVSLGIDYSSKSTRFNTSLYNPRVFDSDYSLGISLYNSRYQSYDYTSNKKGGSITVGKQFARYLRGSVMYQYSQTELSDVTFDSIYFPEGQYTKSSLTPSLNFDNTDDYYVPRSGIVAGTSLEYAGIGGDEKFVKSYTRFAYYFGFLDIIDYDLIFRYKARLGYIYDNGYLPVNEKFYIGGIRSVRGYSSGSLSPKDSEGRLIGGKKTFSNSLEASIPLIESAKMRLAFFIDYGMIGDESFTDIQRAGAGAAIEWLSPMGPIQLIFATPLNDKPGDRTSSFEFSMGTKF; encoded by the coding sequence ATGAACAAAAAACTGATTATGATTTTTCTGCTTGTAATATCCATAAATGCCAAAATGATAAAAGAGATAAAGTTTGAAGGATTGATACATCTCTCTCCATCTATCGCCAAAGAGATTGCCGGTATTAGCGAAGGGAGTGAGATTGATATAGAAAAAATCGACCTCTCTATAAAAAAATTTTTTGAACAGGGCTATTTTAAAGATATATGGGTTACGGAAGAGAACGGTGTTCTAACCTACCATTTTATAGAAAAACCTCTGATATCTAAAATCGAGATAAAAGGATATCTAGAAAACAAAAAAGAGGAACTGCCTGATATTTTGGGAATAAAAAAAGGTGATATTTTTGATGAAGAGAAAATAGAGTTGGCAAAAAGAAAAATAATTGATAAAGCCAGAAGTGAAGGTTATTATGATACGGTTGTAGAAGTTGAGACAAAAGAGCTTGCCGGCGGAAGTATAGAAGTGTATTTTCTTGTCAACAAGGGTGAAAATATTATAATCAGAGAGCTTAAATTATGCGGTATAAAATCATTTGATAAAGACGATATTGAAGAGGTTATAGCAAACAGAGAGCGAGACTTTTTGGGTTGGATGTGGGGATTTAATGACGGTAAGGTAAAAATGGATCAGCTTGAATATGACGGTGCCAGAATAAAAGATCTATATATGAGAAAAGGGTTTCTCGATGCAAAAGTGAGTAACCCTTTTTTAAGAGTCGATTTCAATACCTACAATGCAAAACTTGCATACCATATATTTGAAGGTGAGCCTTATATTGTCAGAAAAATAGATATATTTCTGACAGAACCTGTTGTAAAAACGGAAGATCTGAAAAAGGATCTGAAGCTTAAAGTGGGAAAGATATTCAATATAGAAAAACTCAGACAGGATATGCAGAAAATCAAAGAAAAAGTCGCCAACAAAGGCTATGCCTATGTACAGGTTATTCCTGATTTCAAAAAAGATGAAAAAAAACACGAAACAGAAGTGATTTTTACAGTAGTTCCAGGTAAAAAAGTCTATATAAGAGATGTGATTATTTCCGGAAATCAAAGAACTCTTGACAGAGTGATTAGAAGAGAGATATATCTGGCTCCTGGTGATCTATATAATCTTACCGATCTGAAAGACTCCAAGAACGCTTTAAAGAGAACAGGCTTTTTTGAAGATGTGATAATAGAGGAAAAAAGGGTTAGCGAAGATAAAATCGATCTGCTTGTAAAAGTAAAAGAGATGCCTACCGGAAACATAATGGTTGGCGGTGGATACGGAAGTTATGAAGGTGTAATTCTAAATGCTAGTATTTCTGACAGAAATATTTTTGGAAGCGGAATAGATGTGAGTCTTGGTATTGACTACTCCAGTAAAAGCACGAGATTCAACACCTCTTTATATAATCCGAGAGTTTTTGATAGCGATTACAGTCTAGGAATCAGTCTTTATAATAGCAGATATCAGTCATATGACTATACTTCAAATAAAAAAGGTGGCTCGATTACTGTCGGAAAGCAGTTTGCAAGATATCTCAGGGGCTCTGTTATGTATCAATACAGTCAGACGGAGCTTAGCGATGTAACTTTCGACAGTATCTATTTCCCGGAAGGTCAGTATACAAAAAGCTCTTTGACTCCATCATTAAACTTTGACAATACAGATGATTATTATGTGCCAAGAAGCGGCATTGTTGCAGGGACAAGTCTGGAATATGCCGGTATAGGTGGAGATGAAAAATTTGTAAAAAGCTATACCAGATTTGCCTATTATTTTGGTTTTCTCGATATTATCGACTATGATTTGATATTTAGATACAAGGCTAGGCTTGGATATATATATGATAATGGATACCTTCCTGTTAATGAAAAATTTTATATAGGCGGTATCAGAAGTGTAAGAGGATATTCATCCGGTTCATTATCACCCAAAGATAGTGAAGGAAGACTTATTGGAGGTAAAAAGACCTTTTCAAACAGTCTGGAGGCAAGTATTCCACTGATAGAATCTGCCAAAATGAGACTAGCATTTTTTATTGACTACGGTATGATTGGAGATGAAAGTTTTACGGATATCCAAAGGGCCGGTGCCGGTGCGGCTATAGAGTGGCTTTCTCCTATGGGGCCGATTCAGCTGATATTTGCTACTCCGCTCAACGACAAACCGGGAGATAGGACTTCAAGCTTTGAGTTTAGTATGGGAACCAAGTTTTAA
- the nadA gene encoding quinolinate synthase NadA: MKDIKELQREIKELKNELSVTIVAHYYQKDEVFETADITGDSLQLAQKASQADSEYVLFCGVGFMGQSVKIISPEKRVVMPKIACCAMARMIDSEYFDQSVEYMVKKGIDKEDILPITYINSNAEVKAKVAQMGGMVCTSSNASKIIEKALSSGKKILFVPDKCLGQNIAIKMGVKSCVIGEGECDPKEADIICYNGFCSVHQLFEVEDVEFFRKKYPGIKIAVHPECKPEVCKLADFVGSTSQLLNYVRSLPEDQKVAVGTEYNFVHRLRSKNTYVLSSTKPECPTMNETTLQDVADVLYAIKKGDPINEIFVDEETRKWAKIALERMFEI; this comes from the coding sequence GTGAAAGACATTAAAGAGTTGCAAAGAGAGATAAAAGAGCTTAAAAATGAGCTTTCAGTAACAATAGTTGCACACTATTATCAGAAAGATGAAGTATTTGAAACGGCCGATATTACAGGAGACAGTCTTCAGCTTGCTCAAAAGGCCAGCCAGGCAGACAGTGAATATGTGTTGTTTTGCGGTGTCGGGTTTATGGGGCAGAGTGTAAAGATAATATCGCCTGAAAAAAGAGTTGTTATGCCTAAAATTGCCTGCTGTGCAATGGCAAGAATGATAGATTCGGAATATTTTGACCAATCGGTGGAGTATATGGTCAAAAAAGGCATAGACAAAGAAGATATTCTTCCTATAACATATATAAATTCAAATGCCGAAGTAAAAGCAAAAGTGGCACAGATGGGAGGAATGGTATGTACCAGCTCAAATGCCTCAAAAATTATAGAAAAAGCTCTCTCAAGCGGGAAAAAGATACTTTTTGTTCCCGATAAATGCCTGGGACAGAACATTGCCATCAAGATGGGTGTGAAATCTTGTGTTATCGGTGAAGGAGAGTGTGACCCCAAAGAGGCAGATATCATATGTTACAACGGTTTTTGTTCCGTTCATCAGCTTTTTGAAGTTGAAGATGTAGAGTTTTTCAGAAAAAAATATCCCGGTATCAAAATAGCGGTTCATCCCGAGTGTAAACCTGAAGTATGTAAATTGGCGGATTTTGTCGGCTCTACAAGTCAGCTTCTAAATTATGTAAGGTCTTTGCCGGAAGATCAGAAAGTTGCTGTAGGAACAGAATATAACTTTGTTCACAGACTAAGAAGCAAAAATACATATGTTCTTTCATCTACAAAACCGGAATGTCCGACTATGAACGAGACTACTCTCCAGGATGTTGCCGATGTACTGTATGCAATAAAAAAGGGCGATCCTATCAATGAAATTTTTGTCGACGAAGAGACAAGAAAATGGGCAAAAATTGCTCTTGAGAGAATGTTTGAAATATAA
- the plsY gene encoding glycerol-3-phosphate 1-O-acyltransferase PlsY: MDFLTNINIQFYILAYLVGGIPFGLILSKLFAGVNVKEGGSKSIGATNVLRVVKEKDPALAKKLAIATILLDASKGVAVILLAKAFSLSPATQWAVGVLAVLGHCFSPFLKFEGGKGVATGLGVLAVMLPVETAIAIGVWAIMIKLTKVSSLSSLSGLAALLVSSFLIHPEIPYIKSHAPLLLIAFIVLYKHIPNIVRLFQGQEKAPV; the protein is encoded by the coding sequence TTGGATTTTCTGACAAATATTAATATACAGTTTTATATTTTGGCATATCTTGTAGGGGGTATCCCTTTTGGTCTTATTCTTTCAAAACTTTTTGCCGGCGTAAATGTAAAAGAGGGAGGTAGCAAAAGTATAGGCGCTACAAATGTTTTAAGAGTAGTTAAAGAAAAAGATCCTGCTCTCGCAAAAAAACTGGCTATTGCAACTATTTTATTGGATGCGTCTAAAGGTGTAGCTGTAATACTGCTTGCAAAAGCTTTTTCTCTCTCACCTGCCACCCAATGGGCTGTCGGTGTTCTTGCGGTTTTGGGACACTGTTTCAGTCCCTTTTTAAAGTTTGAAGGAGGCAAAGGGGTGGCTACAGGACTTGGTGTTCTTGCAGTTATGCTTCCTGTTGAGACTGCAATAGCTATCGGCGTATGGGCGATTATGATAAAATTGACAAAGGTTTCCTCTTTATCGTCTTTATCAGGACTGGCTGCACTGTTAGTATCAAGTTTTTTAATTCATCCGGAAATTCCTTATATAAAATCTCATGCACCTCTGCTTCTTATAGCTTTTATTGTTCTTTATAAACATATACCAAATATTGTACGGCTTTTTCAGGGACAGGAGAAAGCTCCGGTATGA
- the hsrA gene encoding homeostatic response regulator transcription factor HsrA: MRILIVEDEITLNKTLAEGLKEFGYQSDIAENLKDAQYYLDIRNYDLILVDWMLPDGDGLELVTSVKQASPKTVAIVLSARDDKDSEIEALRAGADDYIRKPFEFDVLVARIEARLRFGGSNIIEIEELIINPEEEKITYKDTEIELKGKPFEVLTHLARHKDQIVSKEQLLDAIWEEPELVTPNVIEVAINQIRQKLDKPLGITTIETVRRRGYRFCFPKGA; encoded by the coding sequence ATGAGGATCTTAATAGTGGAAGATGAAATCACGCTTAATAAGACATTGGCCGAAGGACTAAAAGAGTTTGGTTATCAAAGCGACATAGCCGAAAATCTCAAAGATGCACAATATTATCTGGATATAAGAAATTATGATCTTATACTGGTTGACTGGATGCTTCCGGACGGAGACGGTCTTGAACTGGTCACAAGTGTAAAACAGGCAAGCCCGAAAACTGTTGCTATAGTTCTTTCGGCAAGAGATGACAAAGATAGTGAAATAGAAGCTTTGAGAGCAGGTGCAGACGACTACATAAGAAAGCCTTTTGAATTTGATGTACTTGTTGCAAGAATAGAAGCAAGACTCAGATTTGGCGGTAGCAATATTATAGAGATAGAAGAGCTTATCATAAATCCTGAAGAGGAAAAAATCACATACAAAGATACAGAAATAGAACTAAAAGGAAAACCTTTTGAAGTTTTGACACATCTGGCAAGACATAAAGATCAGATAGTATCAAAAGAGCAACTACTTGACGCTATATGGGAAGAGCCTGAACTGGTTACTCCAAATGTTATCGAAGTTGCAATCAACCAGATCAGACAAAAACTAGACAAACCTTTGGGAATAACTACAATTGAGACAGTTAGAAGACGAGGCTATAGATTTTGTTTCCCAAAAGGAGCATAA
- a CDS encoding prephenate dehydrogenase, with translation MVAGIIGLGLMGGSFALALRELKLFDKIIGYDHNKEHQKSALKLGLVDEIAEFDQIKKCDLIILAIPVEGIISVLQKLQDVKSDATIIDLGSTKEKIVNSVPQKIRKNFIAAHPMTGTEKFGPEAALPGLYKNKIVVLCDIEKSGKKQRSLAEDIFVNMQMQIVYMDAHEHDKHAAFISHLPHAISYALANSVMKQEDPQSILILAAGGFKDMSRLAKSSPSMWTDIFKQNRENLLTSIEVFEKELNYAKKLVEKREWDKLKEWMKNATTLHNIL, from the coding sequence ATGGTTGCCGGTATAATTGGTCTTGGTCTCATGGGCGGATCGTTTGCTCTTGCTTTAAGGGAGCTGAAACTTTTTGACAAAATCATAGGATATGATCATAATAAAGAACATCAAAAAAGCGCTTTGAAACTTGGACTCGTAGATGAAATTGCAGAGTTTGACCAAATAAAAAAATGTGACCTCATCATACTTGCAATTCCGGTAGAAGGTATCATAAGCGTTCTTCAAAAACTTCAGGATGTCAAAAGCGATGCAACAATAATAGACCTTGGGAGTACAAAAGAAAAAATTGTAAATTCCGTTCCCCAAAAGATAAGAAAAAATTTTATAGCAGCACACCCTATGACAGGAACTGAAAAATTTGGGCCCGAAGCAGCACTTCCCGGACTCTATAAAAATAAGATTGTAGTTTTATGCGATATAGAAAAGAGCGGTAAAAAACAAAGGTCACTTGCAGAAGATATTTTTGTTAATATGCAGATGCAAATTGTCTATATGGATGCACACGAACATGATAAACATGCCGCTTTTATCAGTCATCTTCCTCACGCCATAAGCTACGCTCTTGCCAACAGCGTAATGAAACAGGAAGACCCACAGAGTATACTTATCCTTGCAGCCGGCGGTTTTAAAGATATGAGCCGACTCGCGAAAAGTTCTCCATCTATGTGGACAGATATTTTCAAACAGAACAGAGAAAATCTCCTAACCTCCATAGAGGTTTTCGAAAAAGAGTTAAACTATGCCAAAAAACTTGTTGAAAAAAGAGAGTGGGATAAACTGAAAGAGTGGATGAAAAATGCAACCACTCTTCACAACATTCTGTAA
- the nadC gene encoding carboxylating nicotinate-nucleotide diphosphorylase — protein sequence MAIEDFAKRILAEDIGRGDLFSRVAASKPAKAKIVAKSEGVLAGVVYADAIAKIVDIEIDWQKEDADRFEKGDLIAYLQGSSNDILAAERAILNTLLHASSIAANTKKMVEIAEKYGVKLLDTRKTRPLLREFEKYAVRVGGAINHRFGLDDALMLKDTHLKTVKNLKEFIKKARKKIPFTAKIEVECENYEKAKEAMEAGADIVMCDNMDVDEIKKTVLYKKRKFPHILIEASGNITVENIEEYAKTGIDAISSGSIVHQAVWPDISMKFL from the coding sequence ATGGCCATTGAAGATTTTGCAAAGCGTATTTTGGCTGAAGATATAGGCAGAGGAGACCTTTTTTCAAGGGTTGCTGCTTCAAAACCGGCAAAAGCGAAAATTGTAGCGAAAAGCGAAGGCGTTTTGGCCGGTGTAGTTTATGCCGATGCTATAGCAAAAATTGTCGATATAGAAATAGATTGGCAAAAAGAGGATGCGGATAGATTTGAAAAAGGTGATCTTATTGCGTATCTTCAGGGAAGTTCAAATGATATTCTTGCAGCTGAAAGAGCCATTCTCAATACCCTCCTGCATGCGAGTTCCATAGCGGCCAATACGAAAAAAATGGTGGAGATTGCTGAAAAATACGGAGTGAAACTTCTTGATACAAGAAAGACCAGACCGCTGCTAAGGGAGTTTGAGAAATATGCCGTAAGGGTTGGCGGAGCTATAAATCACAGATTTGGTCTTGATGATGCTCTGATGCTGAAAGATACGCATCTCAAAACTGTCAAAAATCTCAAAGAGTTTATAAAAAAAGCCAGGAAAAAAATCCCCTTTACCGCTAAAATAGAGGTGGAATGTGAAAATTACGAAAAAGCAAAAGAGGCCATGGAGGCCGGAGCCGATATAGTAATGTGCGACAATATGGATGTGGATGAGATAAAAAAGACGGTTTTGTATAAAAAAAGAAAATTCCCGCATATTCTTATAGAAGCGAGCGGAAATATAACGGTTGAAAATATAGAGGAGTATGCAAAGACAGGTATAGATGCGATAAGCTCCGGCAGTATCGTGCATCAAGCGGTATGGCCTGATATTTCAATGAAGTTTTTGTAA
- a CDS encoding DHH family phosphoesterase, producing MYKKAYEYIQKSDNIVLISHVNPDGDAIGSSLALFHVLKKAGKKVSVVNVSEDIQRSLDFLPGFSKIRRSMPKKCDLLISLDSGSFERLGIDKPKNCPIVNFDHHISNTHFGDVNIVEPDFASTSEVIYRFLETNGIEYGKDTALCIYTAIVTDTGYFCYEKVTQRVFETAAKLVKKGVDPHYVAKMLRERESLAKLRLTAKILDTLTLFLDAKVAVVRVTQEMFKETGAVISDAENASNMARSLATVEVGVLLREEKDSTIKVSLRSKNYVDVSKIAKMFGGGGHKRAAGYAVKDSSFEKVLENLLKALREEIKN from the coding sequence ATGTATAAAAAAGCATACGAATATATACAAAAGAGCGATAACATTGTTTTGATTTCACATGTTAATCCGGATGGAGATGCCATAGGAAGTTCACTTGCTCTGTTTCATGTTTTGAAAAAAGCAGGCAAAAAGGTGAGTGTTGTAAATGTCAGCGAAGATATTCAGAGGTCTCTCGATTTTCTTCCCGGTTTTTCGAAAATCAGACGCAGTATGCCAAAAAAATGTGATCTTTTGATATCACTTGACTCAGGAAGTTTCGAAAGATTGGGAATTGATAAGCCAAAAAACTGTCCAATAGTAAATTTTGACCACCATATCAGTAATACACACTTTGGAGATGTTAATATAGTAGAACCCGATTTTGCATCTACTTCTGAAGTTATTTACAGATTTTTGGAAACAAACGGTATCGAATACGGAAAAGATACGGCTCTTTGCATATATACCGCAATTGTAACCGATACAGGTTACTTTTGCTATGAGAAAGTTACCCAAAGAGTTTTTGAAACTGCAGCAAAACTGGTGAAAAAAGGTGTTGATCCCCACTATGTGGCAAAAATGCTGAGAGAAAGAGAGTCTCTGGCCAAACTGAGGCTGACAGCAAAAATTCTTGATACCCTGACGCTTTTTCTTGATGCAAAAGTTGCCGTTGTCAGAGTTACCCAGGAGATGTTTAAAGAGACAGGAGCGGTTATCAGTGATGCTGAAAATGCATCAAATATGGCCAGATCCCTGGCAACGGTGGAAGTGGGGGTATTGCTCAGAGAAGAGAAAGATAGTACTATTAAGGTATCGCTCAGGTCAAAAAACTATGTTGATGTAAGTAAAATTGCAAAAATGTTCGGAGGCGGCGGACATAAAAGAGCAGCCGGATATGCGGTAAAAGATAGTTCATTTGAAAAGGTGTTGGAAAATCTATTAAAAGCTTTGAGAGAGGAGATAAAAAATTGA
- a CDS encoding dihydroneopterin aldolase, whose translation MKILINDLSFNAIIGVLERERVSPQRVIMDIEIEYDFKENYIDYAEVAKMVKKHIIEEKFKLIETALQSLAEKLKTEYPQIKNLKLTLKKPDILPDCSVGITFIKSYKNF comes from the coding sequence ATGAAAATACTCATAAACGATCTCTCTTTCAATGCAATAATAGGAGTTTTGGAAAGAGAGAGAGTCTCCCCTCAAAGAGTTATTATGGATATCGAAATAGAGTATGATTTCAAAGAAAACTATATAGACTATGCCGAAGTTGCCAAAATGGTTAAAAAACATATTATAGAAGAGAAGTTCAAACTTATAGAGACCGCTTTACAGAGTCTGGCTGAAAAACTGAAAACCGAATATCCCCAGATTAAAAATCTAAAATTGACTTTAAAAAAGCCTGACATTTTGCCCGACTGCAGTGTGGGCATAACCTTCATAAAGTCTTATAAAAACTTTTAA